The sequence below is a genomic window from Flavobacterium lipolyticum.
ATGGCTTGTGGGTACGACCATTTCTTTTCAGGGCAAGGGAGAGCTTGCTAATTTTTACAATACAAGAGATAATGTACGTTACGAAAAATATCAAAAGTATGCGATAGGGGGGTACTATATTCCTAATTATGAATCGTTCACAAGCTATTTTAGCCGAATGACGTACAGAGCCGGGTTAAAATACGAGAAAATTGGTTTGGTAGTAAATAATCAGGAAATCAATGATTTAGGAATGACGTTGGGTATGGGGATTCCACTTAATAACGGATCTTTTTCAAATGTTAATATTGGACTTGAGTTCGGAAAAAGAGGAACAATGTCAGCAGGTTTAGTTCAGGAAAACTATTTCAATTTTAGTATGAGCTTCTCATTTAATGATAAATGGTTCGTGAAAAGTAAATTCAATTAAACATAAACTTTTATGTTTTTTTAAGCTCATTACAATTTACTACATTTGGCAAATGAATTTATCAAAAAGATATACAATAGCGGCTGTCACAGTTTTTACTGTGACACTGTTTTTTGGGTGCGAAAGTAATTTTAAAGAAGTTCAGAAAATTAACTTCTCAGAGTTTGTTCCCGGAAGTGATGCAGATACCGTTGATATTAAATATACAGATTCCGGGCGTATAACCGGGGTTTTGAAAAGTCCTAAAATGCTGGATTATTCTAATTTGGATTTTCCATTTACCGAATTTCCAAAAGGAATTGATGTTACCTTATACGATAAAAATCAAAAACGTACCTTTATCAGGTCAAATTATGCAGTGTCTTATAAACCAACCGGTATAATTGACTTGCAGGGAAAAGTTAGAATCACTTCTGAAGAAGGGCAAATGCTGGAAACAGAACAGCTGTACTTCGATCAGAATAACGAATGGTTTTATACCGAAAGAAAATTTAAGCTTACAGATGCAAAAGGAAGCTCAAATGGGCAAGGGATAGATTTTAGTAAGGATTTTAAAGTGATTAATTCGCAGCGTGTGAGCGGCGAGATCGAATCAGACGAATAAAAAAAGAAATTATGGGTTACATAAAATATACACAATACGTTTACATCATATTTGCCATTTACTTTATTTATGATGGTTTTACAAAGATAAACGATGGAAATGATACCGCCGCTTTAAGTTTTTTAATTGCAGGTATGGCAGTATTTATGTTCTTCTTTAGGAGGAAATTTGTCAAGAAATTTGATGACCGTAATAAAAAGCAATAAACAATGGAAATAGGGATTATAGTATTATGTTTAATATTGTCAGCCTTTTTTTCAGGAATGGAAATTGCTTTTATTTCATCCAATAAAATTTATCTTGAAATTGAAAAAAAACAAGATAATTTTGCCTCACAAATTCTAACAAAACTTACCGGAAATCCTTCAAAGTTTATTGCTGCAATGCTTATTGGTAATAACCTGGCTTTGGTTGTCTATGGCTTTTACATGGGGGATTTGATTCTGAAATGGATCGTCAATTCAGCAGGGCATTTTTCAAATTTAACAAGTTTGCTGATTCAGACGGTTATTTCGACTTTTGTAGTTTTGGTAACTGCTGAGTTTTTTCCAAAAGTTTTTTTTCAGATTTATGCCAATTCGTTAATCAAGATTTTTGCGATTCCGGCCTATTTGTTTTATCGTTTGTTCTACTATTTCTCTACTTTTTTTATTTGGATTTCAGATTTTATTCTGCGTAAATTTTTTAAAACAGAAGGAGATCAGGCACAGTTGTATTTTAGCAAAGTTGAATTGGGGAATTATATTGCAGAACAAATGAATGCTGTTGAGGATGATGAAGAAGTAGATTCTGAAATTCAGATTTTTCAGAATGCATTGGAATTTTCAGGTGTAAAAGCCCGTGATATCATGACGCCGCGCACGGAAATTGTTGATATTGATTTGTTTGACAACGTTACAGATCTTAAAGCGTTGTTTATAGAAACTGGATATTCGAAACTTATAGTGAGTCAAAACTCACTTGATGATATTGTAGGGTATGTGCATTCGTTTGATTTGTTTAAAAAACCAAAAACCATAAAATCGGTTTTGATGACGGTTGAATTTGTTCCCGAAACCATTTTGATAAAAGATGTACTAAATCTGTTGATCAAAAAACGAAAAAATGTGGCCGTAGTTCTGGATGAATACGGAGGAACTTCCGGAATTATTACAATAGAAGATATCGTTGAAGAGCTTTTTGGTGAGATCGAAGACGAGCATGATTTAGATGAGGAATTGATTGAGCAGGAATTAGGAGAAGGCAGGTATTTGTTCTCGACCCGATTAGATGTAGAATATCTCAATGAAACCTATAAATTAGCTATTCCTGAGGAGGATTCGTACGGGACTTTAGGTGGTTTTATTGTCAATTCGACCAAAGAAATTCCTCAAAAAGGAGAAGAAATACGAATTGGAAACTATCATTTTGTGATTGAAGAAGCCACAAATAAGAAAATAGAATTGGTTAAATTGACAATAAAAGAGTGATTTTTTAAATTAATAAAAAAAATTGTGTAAAATAAAACGCTAGTTGTATTGTTATTAACTAGATAATTGTATTTTCGCAAACTGAATATAAAATTAACGATAATAAAAATGGCAGTTTTAGCAAAAATTAGACAGCGTTCCGCTTTATTGATAGGAGTTATTGCACTTGCATTATTTGCATTTATAATACAAGATCTATTCACAAGAGGAACCTTTGGTCAAAGTTCAAAAGATGTGGGAAGCATCGATGGAAAAGATATTTCATTTGAAGACTTTAGAGTTAAAGTTAGTAATGTTGAAAAAAGTGGTCAAGGAATTACTTCCACTGAAGCTGCAAACAGAGTTTGGGACCAGGAGGTTTCAATCGCATTATTATCAACACAGTTTGATAAATTAGGATTGAGAGTTGGTGAAAAACACCTGCTTGAAGTTTTAAAGGCAGATCCGAATATTGGTAAAAACCCAATGTTCTTAAATGCTGCCGGTATTTTTGATGTAGCTAAATTTAAAGAATACTTTAAAACGAATCCTGAAGCAGCACAATTTATCTCTCAAAAAGAAAAAGATGCTGAGCTAAACGCTAAATTTCAAATCTACAATACATTAGTAAAATCCGGACTTTACACTACGGTAAGTGAAGGAAAACTAAAATATGAAATGGAAGCTAACAAAGTAAACTTTGCTTACGCTGCTGCTTTGTATTCTTCAATTAAAGATAGTGAAGTGAAAATTTCTGATTCAGAGATTGTAGAATATATGAAGAAAAACGAGAAGAAATTCAAAGCGGATGCAACTCGTGAAATTCAATACGTTTTAGTAGAAGATAAAGCTTCAAAACAAGACGAAGCTGAAATTAAAGCTAAAATTACTGCATTATTAAACGGAAGAGTAGAGTACAATGCTAAAACAGGTAAAAACGATACTTTGCCAGGATTTAAAAATGCTACTAACATTGCTGAATTTGTAAACTCAAATTCTGATGTTCCTTACGATTCAACGTATGTACCTAAAAATGCTTTGCCGGCTGTTGATGCTGATAAATTATTCAGCTTGCCTGCAGGAGCAATTTACGGACCGTAT
It includes:
- a CDS encoding hemolysin family protein; the encoded protein is MEIGIIVLCLILSAFFSGMEIAFISSNKIYLEIEKKQDNFASQILTKLTGNPSKFIAAMLIGNNLALVVYGFYMGDLILKWIVNSAGHFSNLTSLLIQTVISTFVVLVTAEFFPKVFFQIYANSLIKIFAIPAYLFYRLFYYFSTFFIWISDFILRKFFKTEGDQAQLYFSKVELGNYIAEQMNAVEDDEEVDSEIQIFQNALEFSGVKARDIMTPRTEIVDIDLFDNVTDLKALFIETGYSKLIVSQNSLDDIVGYVHSFDLFKKPKTIKSVLMTVEFVPETILIKDVLNLLIKKRKNVAVVLDEYGGTSGIITIEDIVEELFGEIEDEHDLDEELIEQELGEGRYLFSTRLDVEYLNETYKLAIPEEDSYGTLGGFIVNSTKEIPQKGEEIRIGNYHFVIEEATNKKIELVKLTIKE
- the lptC gene encoding LPS export ABC transporter periplasmic protein LptC gives rise to the protein MNLSKRYTIAAVTVFTVTLFFGCESNFKEVQKINFSEFVPGSDADTVDIKYTDSGRITGVLKSPKMLDYSNLDFPFTEFPKGIDVTLYDKNQKRTFIRSNYAVSYKPTGIIDLQGKVRITSEEGQMLETEQLYFDQNNEWFYTERKFKLTDAKGSSNGQGIDFSKDFKVINSQRVSGEIESDE